A genomic stretch from Oncorhynchus tshawytscha isolate Ot180627B linkage group LG07, Otsh_v2.0, whole genome shotgun sequence includes:
- the LOC121846815 gene encoding serine/threonine-protein phosphatase 4 regulatory subunit 1-like, with translation MYACGAHELGLNFSNELIARFCHCPKWVGRQAFAFICQAIVEEDCMPMDQFAQHLLPSLLSLSLDPVANVRVLVAKALRQSVMEKAYFKEPGGAYLEELEETVMTLQADKDRDVRFFASLDPDMVLMDTSALI, from the exons ATGTATGCGTGTGGAGCCCACGAGCTGGGCCTGAACTTCAGCAACGAGCTCATCGCCCGCTTCTGCCACTGTCCAAAATGGGTGGGCCGCCAGGCCTTTGCCTTCATCTGCCAG GCCATCGTGGAGGAGGACTGTATGCCCATGGACCAGTTTGCCCAGCACCTCCTCCCCAGTCTCCTCAGCCTGTCGTTGGACCCCGTGGCCAACGTCCGCGTGCTGGTGGCCAAAGCACTGCGGCAGAGTGTCATGGAGAAAG CGTACTTCAAAGAGCCGGGCGGTGCCTACTTAGAAGAGCTGGAGGAGACGGTGATGACCCTGCAGGCGGACAAGGACAGAGACGTACGCTTCTTTGCCAGCCTGGACCCCGACATGGTGCTTATGGACACTTCTGCTTTAATCTAG
- the LOC112255359 gene encoding ankyrin repeat domain-containing protein 60, with amino-acid sequence MSNPMAYFYTSTKKISLQVPRPKSAMINRDIDSKSVPRPKSAVYRDPSKKVKFSLGARLRETGEMFVVPDCHHNMRIRELKNTMELVVGIPTDFQRVCYLDNGDLCDDTTIHCNDIIPGTTVTLMIWPYDGWSELVIAAATGDVFKLKSVMSKPAPPRSSHLSAMGSMSGAPSWLSHRLFSALFISAHRGHIPAVRFLLQQGANVKGQTPLGRGALHAAAAQGQLQSIQELLVRGAPHQLEDAEGMTALRTAMRWDQRKSTRQLFLFHWQERAQGVRLKPHLDETELFAHQKHDSQLRTWHRGAHAQRYMAHLGRCSRGVEGRVEVRQLGPPQNTAMRAQARRAWMGDA; translated from the exons ATGAGCAATCCAATGGCATATTTTTACACCTCAACGAAGAAGATTTCACTTCAGGTACCGAGACCCAAAAGTGCGATGATTAACCGCGACATCGACTCGAAGAGTGTACCGAGGCCCAAAAGTGCAGTTTACCGTGACCCGTCGAAGAAAGTCAAGTTCAGTCTTGGTGCCAGGCTGCGTGAAACGGGAGAGATGTTCGTTGTGCCCGACTGCCACCACAATATGAGAATCAGAGAGCTAAAAAACACCATGGAATTAGTGGTTGGGATTCCCACAGACTTCCAGAGAGTATGCTACCTGGATAATG GTGACCTATGTGATGACACCACTATTCACTGTAATGACATCATCCCTGGAACAACTGTCACCCTGATGATCTGGCCTTATGATGGATGGTCTGAGCTTGTGATCGCTGCAGCTACTGGTGATGTATTCAAG CTCAAGAGTGTGATGTCCAAACCAGCACCGCCACGTTCCTCCCATCTCAGTGCTATGGGTTCTATGAGTGGAGCTCCTTCCTGGCTCTCTCACCGTCTCTTCTCTGCGCTGTTCATCAGTGCCCACCGTGGACACATTCCCGCTGTCCGCTTCCTGCTCCAACAAG GGGCCAACGTTAAGGGCCAGACTCCCCTGGGGCGCGGGGCCCTCCACGCGGCAGCCGCCCAGGGCCAGTTGCAGTCCATCCAGGAGCTACTGGTGCGCGGCGCCCCACACCAACTGGAGGACGCTGAGGGCATGACAGCTCTGAGAACCGCCATGCGCTGGGACCAGAGGAAGAGCACCCGGCAGCTCTTCCTCTTCCACTGGCAGGAGCGTGCGCAGGGCGTGCGCCTCAAGCCTCACCTGGATGAGACAGAGCTGTTCGCCCACCAGAAACATGACTCCCAGCTACGCACCTGGCACCGCGGTGCCCACGCTCAGAGATACATGGCCCACCTGGGGCGCTGTAGCCGTGGGGTGGAGGGCAGGGTGGAAGTGAGGCAGCTGGGGCCGCCACAGAACACGGCCATGAGGGCCCAGGCAAGGAGGGCGTGGATGGGGGATGCGTGA